The region AGATCGTTTCCGGCGAGATCTTTAACGGTTCACTCGGAAATGTCGATCCCGCTAGAATCGCAACTCCTCCGATTCGAATGGACTGCAAGCAGTTCTCGACCGCTGGCAGGAACCCGGCAAAGTCAAATGCGATATCAACACCACGTCCTTCGGTACGTTCACGGATCGCAGCTGGGATGTCAGTGCTTGGTTCGGGAACGAGCGTATCGGTGGCGCCGAATCGGCCCACAATCTGCAAACGATTCGAGTCACGGTCGACAACGATGATTTTTCGAGCACCACGATCGGCTAATTGAGCTGCCGCGGTGATTCCCAGCATTCCCGCACCGATCACCATTGCCGTCGCGTCTTCGATCGGATGTGTTTGAAGCGTCAATCGCATCGCCGCAGACACCGTCGCCGTCGCGCAGTTAGCCGGGCAAGCGATCGTATCATCGAGTGAATCGGGGATCGGCATGATCGGGGTTCCCGGGACCAACACGCAAGTCTCGCTCAAGCCACCGGTGGAGTGTTGACGCAGGGTTTCATGCCCGTATTTAAACAGAGATTCACATTTCTGACTGATTCCATGACGGCAGTAGAAACAGGTTCCACATCCAACGGCCATCGCCCATGTGACGCGTTGGCCGGCAACTAGTTTGCGACCACGAATGTCTTGAGGCGGATCGCTACCGCCCCACCGATCGATGGTGCCGACAATTTCATGCCCTAGAACACATCGGGGCGGCGCGCTTCGACGTCCGGTAAACGTGTGAAGATCGCTCCCACAAATGGTGCAACAAGTGACGTGGATCTGAACTTCCCCGTCGGCCAGTGGGGCGTCGGGGAGTTGAGTGGTTGAGAGCGTTCTGGACGCCGCATCGAAGAGGATGGCTGTTCGATTCATGGCAGCACCTTGTCGTGCTTAAAGTTCGCGCATTGCACATCAAATCGTGAAGCAATATTAACAGTCGACGAGTTGCCAGCAACTTTTGGATGGGTGGCATCAGCGGTCCCCGTTGACAACTGTGGTGCTGTTAAATCATAGCTATTGCGGCGGGCGATCATCGGATCCTTCGAACATGTTTGGTATGTGTGGTTGGTATGAAAACCGATCCGAAGCCGTCAGCCCAGCGCGCTAGCATCGGGCCTGCGTCGCTGAACCCGACAAAAAGCAGGGGCGCCGCGGCGTCGTCGGCATGCAAGTCGGCACACACATCGGTTTGCAGATAGGTTCGCTGTGGCGAAATGAGATCACCGCGGCAGATGACTCATGATCTGAGTTGGCACGATTCTATTGACGCAGGGATTACCCGTGAAGGATTCATCTTCGAGTTCGCTTTCGAATTGGCTCAGTGGTGCGCCGAAATCTGTTTTCAGTGCGTACTGCATCACGGCAGCCTTCGGAACGTATTTCTGCATGTATGCGTTTCGAAAGCCATTCACTGCGGCAACTTACGAAGACGCCGTTTGGTTGGGCATCGGTTTGAAAACCATTTTGGTTGCCTCGCAAACGGCTGGCTATACGCTTTCAAAGTTCATTGGCATTAAGGTTGTCTCTGAAATGCCGGCTCGCTACCGCGCTGTTTCAATCGTTGCGATGATCGCGATCGCGGAGTTTGCTTTGTTGCTTTTCGGTCTTACACCGGCCCCTTGGAACGCGATTTGGCTGTTCGTTAATGGCCTGCCCTTGGGGATGGTGTTCGGTTTGGTGTTAGGCTTTTTGGAAGGCAGGCGGGTCACTGAGGCCTTGTCCGCAGGACTTTGCGCAAGTTTCATCATTTCTTCAGGCTTCGTGAAATCGGTCGGTCGGTCGTTGATCCTGGACTACAGCGTCGATCCCTACTGGATGCCGTTTCTGACGGGATTGATCTTTGTCATCCCTCTATTGATGTTTGTTTGGATGCTGTCACAAGTCCCACCGCCATCGGCAGAGGACGAAGCACTGCGCAGCAAACGAGTTCCGATGCTGCGATCTGACCGTCGGCAGTTCATGCGCCGCCACGCTTTCGGTCTCATTGGACTGCTTACGATGTACACGTTACTGACGCTGATCCGCAGTGTCCGCGACGACTTTGCGGTTGAAATTTGGCGTGACATGGGCGTCACCGACGAGCCCGATGTTTTTGCCCGATCGGAATTCTGGGTGATGATCGGCGTGATCTTGATCAATGCTCTGGCGGTCACAATCAAAAATAACCGCGTCGCTTTTCTTTCATCGATCGGCCTGATCGGTAGTGGTTTCGTGGTCGTCATCGGGGCGGTGATCGGCCAACGCGCCGGTTCGCTTTCGCCGATGACGTTCATGGTGATCTTGGGGCTGGGGATGTACATTCCCTACGTCGCGTATCACACCACCGTCTTTGAACGGATGTTTGCTGCGTTTCGTGAAGTGGGCACTATCGGTTACTTGATGTATCTTGCCGATGCGATCGGCTACCTTGGCTACGTGGCGGTCATGGTGTTTCGGAATTCATCATCGGATCAATTCGAATATTTGAAGTTGCTGAACTGGTTATCAATCTCGGTCGCGTTGTGTTCAACGGTGATTACCGGTGCGCTCGCTATCTACTACTTTCGCGTCATACCAAAGCAAGAAAGCTTGCAGCGGGCGTCGGGACTTGTTGAAGGAACCTAGGTGTTGGGACATGAGTGTAAGTGCTGAGAAGGCAGACCTGCTGGTCGTCGGTGGTGGGGTACTGGGAGCGTTCCATGCCTACCACGCGTTACAAAAAGGCTTGCGTGTCCGTTTAGTCGAACGCAACGCGGCGCCTTGTGGGGCCACGGTACGAAACTTTGGGCAAGTCGTTCCCTCGGGACTCGACTCGACGTGGCAAGCGTACGGCCGCGAAAGTTTGAGAATTTACGCATCGTTACAAAGTCAAGCCGATCTCTCGGTACGTCAACTCGGTTCGATCTACATCGCTTCGGATGACGAAGAACTCGGGTTGATCGAAGAACTGCACGCAATCAACCGCGACAACGACTACACGTCTGAATTGTGGACCGCCGACCGGTGCCGGCAACGGTACCCGCAACTTCGCTCCGATTATTGCCGCGGCGGATTGTTCTTTCCCGAAGAGGTCTCGGTGAATCCTCGATTGATGATTCACCGACTGCATCAGTGGCTCGCCGAACAACCTGGATTTGAAGCGCACTTCAACACTGCGGTGATCGATTTAACGGTGGATGGCCTGGGCCGAGTGAACGCAGAAGCAAGCGACGGGCGAACCTTCCAGGCGGAGAAGGCGGTCCTGTGCAACGGTAGCGAATTTCGTTTGCTGTATCCCGAGATGTTTTATGATAGCGACATCGAAACGGTGAAGCTGCAAATGTTGCGTTTGGGATCGCAAGCGGGGGTCGACATTCCAGGAAACGTGCTTACGGGATTGTCGATTCGCCGCTACGAAAGCTTTGCTCAATGTCCTTCTTGGAACGCCATCAAGGCCAAGGAGCCGGCCGATAGTTTTGCAAAACGTTGGGGTGTCCATGTGCTGTTCAAACAAGAAGTCGACGGCAGCGTCATCCTCGGCGACTCGCATGAATACGCTTCCGCCGAAGCGGTCGACGACCTTGGGTTTGATCTGCGAACGGACATTAATGATTATTTTGTCCAAGAGGGACGCAAAATTTTCGACTTGCCGAATTGGCAAGTCGAATCCAGTTGGTTTGGAGTTTATTGCCAAACCGATCAACCGGAAGGCATTTACAACCAGGTGATCGACGAACACATTCATGTCGTCACCGGTATCGGCGGTAAAGGGATGACCAGTAGCGCCGGATACGCTAAATCTTCGATGGAGAAAATCACCAATGATCAAGCTAGTTGTCTTTGATATGGCGGGCACCACGGTCGATGAAGACAACGTGGTTTATAAGACCGTGCGGATGGCCATCAACGCCGCCGGGCACAATTACACTCAGGATCAAGTGCAAGCCGCCGGTGCCGGAAAGGAAAAGTCACAGGCGATCCGCGATGTGCTATCGATCGACGGTGGCGCACCCAGCGATGAAGAGGTCGCCGCGATCTTTGCCGATTTCAAAGGTCGTTTGAAAAAGGCTTATCAAGACCTTGATGTGAAGGAACAGCCCGGCGCGACCGAGCTGTTTGCCAAGCTACACCAACAAGGCGTGAAGGTCGTTTTGAACACCGGATACGATCGCGCGACGGCGGAATCGCTGGTCAACAAGATCGGCTGGAAAGTCGGCGAACAGATTGATGCCCTGGTCACCGCAAGCGATGTCGAAAATGGTCGTCCCGCACCAGACATGATCTTGCGAGCGATGGAGCTAACCGGCGTCGAATCGGCAGCCGCTGTCGCTAAGGTCGGTGACTCTGCAATCGATATCGAAGAGGGACTCAGCGCAGGGTGCGGCAAGACATTTGGGATCACCACGGGAGCCCAAACCGCCGAACAAATCCAACAGGCAGGCCCAACCGCCATCCTGAATCACCTTCATGAGTTGTCCGCGGCGATCGCCTAGCGGATTAAACAGAGTGTCGTTCTGGCAAAACATCAGAACTTCTTTCCAATTCCAGGTTAGGATTGGCCGACTGGTGTTAGCCACGGTTTCCGAGCAATCACCGGTGCTAACGCACGTCGGTGAAGACTCGCAACCGTATTGTCAAATGGACTAAGCTCTAACGGGACACCGAGGATGAGCTCTGCTGGGGAACAAAGAATCCTTTTAGCTGTGCCGACTGAACCGGTGGATCGCTGAGGTTCGTTTGAATCGGCTCACGAGTCGCTTGTGAAGGTAACTCGGGCAGCAGCGTCGTTTGTTCCAGCGTCTGCTCTAACGCTTTTCGAGATCGAAGTTGGTTCTCGGCGTTCCGCTCGGAAAGCTCTCGCAGTTTATCCGGATGTGTCAGTTGGATCGCACGTCCGATCTTACTGGTCGTTCGCGAGAGGGAGTCATCTACTGAAGCCGCCTTCGTCTTTAATGAATCGACGACACTGGCAATCTCACGGAGTTCTTCGGGCTTGGCCGATCGACCCAAATCACTCATCTGGTCAAGCTTCGATTGCATGGATGCCAGCTGAGCTGCCAAGTTCGCGACCTCAGCTTCCGCCAACGCGACCTGCTCGCCCGCGTCGACGACATCGTCGATCCCGAATTCTACTCCTGCGAAGGACGTGATTCCGGCACGCTCCAATTGGTCTCGAACAAATCCCGGGGCGACGATTAGCAGTACCAGCGCGAGAACGATGATCGCCTCGCGAGTCGCGGCAAATAAATCACGAACATCGCCCCACTTTGATTTGCGTTCTTCACCTTCGGACACGGCCTGCTCCTTGCCTATCGATTCCATTCTTCACTGTTGGATTATTCAAAATGCGTCGCAGGGATGTCTAGATCAGTCTTCGGCACTCCCGTTTTGAGGTGCTGCGGCCGTGCTAACGATGTATGCCAATAAATCAGCCGCTTGTTGGGCTGTCATCCCGGCCAATAGCTGATCGGGCATGGCCGACTTGTTCGACCGTTGACTCTGTTCGATGTCGTCTTTGGCAATCGTGATCGACGTACCAGAAGAATCCACCAACGCGATTGACTCGGTGTCTTCTTTCGTAACGATCCCGACGAACAGTTGACCCTCGCTGGTCAAGATCTGCTGCGACCGATAGCGATCCTCAATCTTCTCAGACGGGCGGATCATGCTGACCAGCAACTCTCGCGGGGTCTGTTTGGCCGAGATGCCCGTCAAATCCGGGCCGACGTCCTTGCCGATTCCATTGATCGAATGGCAGGATCGACAATTCACATCACGTGCGTTTTCGAATAGCTGCCGCCCGCGTTCGGCGACGCCTTCAATCGCCAGCAATCGCTCTACGGAAATGTCTGGCCCCAAACGCTCGACACGCTCGTCCTCGGGAAGGTAGTGCTCAAATAGATCCCTCACTAAGCTGTCAGGATGATTGGTCGCGGAATCAATCACGGCAACTTTAAGATCGCTGGAAAGCTCTGACTCGCTGAAACCGTAGGCAAGAGAAAGCGCCAACGCGCCGGCAGGAGATCCGAGCTGACGATCGATTTCGACTTGCCTGTCGTCTGCCGAAGTCAGCTCGTTCGCCGCCGTCTTCCAGATCGGCGTGCCAGCCGAATCGTCGAGCGACGCGATCCAGTCATGAAGCAAACGCACGCCCCGAAGGTCGATCACATTCGAACCGAACTGTGGCATGTGGCCTCGGCCGGATTTTAGGACACGATAAAGCAGGATGCTCTGCGATGGGGAGCCAGGCTTGATTACACGGGCGTCAGGAATGCCGAAATGTCCTTGCGCGGGTGGTTCGTCAAGATAGTTATTCGCATCAAGACTCTTGGTGATGTCAAAGTTGAAGTTCGCCGTACCGCCACCTTGCGGCCGATGGCAGGTCGAACAATTGAGTGCAAGGTAGGACCTCGCCCGATCCTGGAGCGATTGTGACTGGTCGTGAGGTGACACAATCGCCGTGTTTGACTTAATCGCGGTTTTGAAATAGCCGAGTTCTTTCAGTCGCTTAAGTTGGCTAAAAGAACCATCATGTCCGAATCGCTGCAAGTCTAACTGTGGCGGCCAAAAACCTTGTACGGTTCCTCCGGCCCAAATGTGACAAAGCAGGCATTCACTTCTGCTGGCATGTCGCCAGGTTTGCGTTCGAAAGCCGTCATCGGCGCTTGGGTCGACGATTCGCAGTTGAGTTTCGGTGGCGACATCCGCTTGCAAGATCGCGTCGGTTTGCGAATCATTCCAAACATAATTGTAGGCTCGCCATTCTTCGTCGGCTAAATGCAAGACTTGGGTTTCAATGTGACGGCGCGTTGACGGATCGCTTGGGTCGACGTCGTAGCTGACCGTTTTCGCGACGACGGTATCGATAGGAAATTCGAAGCGACCGGCGACGATCGGTCTCTGCCAGTCGTCTTTTTCGTACTGTCCCAATTGGCTTGAACCGGGGACACCGATCCATTGCCGGGATAAAGTTCCATCGGCCCAATGATGAGCTTTGATTTGGTATTCAAAGACGCCCGTTGCTGGAACTTGGTCAACCGTGTTCGCAAAAATCCCGGTTTCACTGAGACGCCGAGGAAACGCTTGTTGCCGGGACGCTTCCTCGTTGGCCTCAAGCCGAAGGATGGTTCCGTCGTAACCAACGATTAGCACTTCGCCATCGGGTGATGACATGAAGCAAACGATTTGAAGTGGCGTATCGACCAGCTCTTTCTGCCACAGAACTTGATCCCCGGCCGACTTGAGTGCCCAAACTTTGCCGGTCATCCAATCTCCGTAGATGTAAGCGCCCTTCAGTTCCGGAAGACGATCGCTTTGCCAGAAATGTCCGCCGGTGATCGAGCGGGAATCGAGGTGAGTGTGCTCGAACAATGGCGGTGTGATGGGGATGCTCGGCGGTTGGCGTTGTTTGACGATCTGACTGCCCTCCATGATGCTCCAGCCATGGTTTCGCCCTCGATCGATGCGGTGAATCATTTCCCGCATTTCCCAGCCAACGTCGGCTGCAAGCAAGTCTCCGTTGTTAGGATTGAACGCAATCTTCCATGGATTGCGTAAGCCAAACGACCACACCTCCGGACGGGCATTAGGGTGATCGAGAAATGGATTGTCCGCCGGAATTCGATAGGGTGCGGCGTCTTCTGGCTGATCGACATCGAGTCGCAAGATCGAAGCTTCAAGATCGCTGATGTCCTGACCTGTCTCTTTGGCATCAGGCGGGTATGGCGGCTGTGTATCGCCGACTGAAAGGTAAAACATTCCGTCGGGGCCAAATTGCATCGATCCGCCGGTGTGTCCTTTGGGATCCCACTGCAACAGCTCTTGTCGGCTGTCCGGGTCGATGATCGGAACCGTCGGGTCGGTGACTTTGAAACGAACACACTTCGTTCCTGGATCGTCTGAGCCGCGATACGAATAAGTTACGTAACACCACGGATGGTTTTCCAAGTCGCGGTGAAACTGGGTTGCCAAGGCTTGCCCGATGCGTTGCCGGTGGCAATCATTAAGGTTTAATACCAGGTTAGACTCGCTGGTGTTCGGGTCGTTTGCAAAGGCGACGATCTCGCCGTTTTGTTGGGTTGCGATCCAGCGTTTTGCCGAGGGCAGCCACACGACGTCGGTCGGGTTGGACAGTTCGATTCCCGCGAAGACACGAACGCTCTTGCAAGGCAGCGGAGGATCGGGTGTTCCTCGGACATTGGATGTCTTCCAAGGATACTTCCGTTCGGGAAGCGGACCCTCTGCTTCGACGCTTGTATCCGTCGCTAACGCAATCGTTCCCATCGCATCTATTTTCAGCAATGCGAAAGCCACAACGATGATCAGCACCAACCAATCGACACGCATATCTTTGTTCTCCAACCTGAACGAGCGAGGGATCAGGCCAGTTTAACAACCGTTTCTCGAATGGGAGCGTTTTCTGACACACGTTAACCGAGTAATCCGCCGAATCGATCGTTGCCAGATCAGTGGACGGCCGCCTAGCAGAAACTCGGTGGCGGTGACACGCGTTGGTAATGTGTTTCTAAAGCCTTTGCTTCTTCACCTTCGGGGGTGACATTGAATGCGGTTAGCAACAGTTGGTTGTCATCGACAAGCTCAACGCGAGTCCTCCAACCCCACGCGGGCTGTCCTTGGCCGACATCGTATTGACCGAAGACTTCGAAGCCACGTTCGGTCGGTTGGCCTTGAGAAAACATCAATGCCTTGGACATGTGAAAACTGTCCAACCATGAACATTGCCATTGATTGGTGATCTCGTTGTATGCGAGCAATTCTTCACCCGATCGAGCCTTTCCGTTAATGCTCCCGCGGTACCGGTGCTTCAGAAAATGATCGTTGATCAATGGCTCAATGGTGCCGCCGATTTCAGATTCATCTGCCAATTTGTTCGGCTCAAACCAGGTTCGACAAAAACCATGCCAGCGCCCGGGCAGTCGACTCCAAAGTTGCTTGATCGCATCAGACATCCGGCGGGTTTCCTGTATCGTTGGGGGATCGTGAGTTCTTTAGTCGTGTTTAACCCGCCACATTCACGATTGTATGAGGGCGGGCACGCGAGCAGCCGGGGAGGCCGGTATCTGAGACGGTGGCTGTAGAGCTGACGGCCTGTTGTGGCTCAAAGGCAAGACTACAGTATTTTTCCGGTTCATATTTAGTCATCTAAGCCTTCGCGACGCAGCGTTAACCTAGCCCAAGCGGATACCAAGAATGCGATAACGGCGATCGGAATTCCGATCGCACCGAAACGCAGCGACCGAGAGATCCCGGCGGCCAATTGTGTGGGATCGACCGAACTTTGTGTCGACAGTTGACGAAAGGCCGCCATCATGGAAAGGGTGGTCCCAGCAACAGCGAACACGACGGCGATTAGGAACACGACACCCGAGACGAGTTGCATGCGTTTCAGGATCTGTTTCCGTTTTTCAAACGCGGCGTCAGAGACGTCTCGGTGATCGTCGTCGTTGCTGGAGGTTTGATACGGATTGCGGGGCATTGTCTTGCTGCACGATTGACGTCGGGAATTTTGACATTCCGCGCCACGCATGCTCTGATTGAGGCTCGAGAAGGAATGGGTGATTGCCAGGGCAATCGTTCGAGAACTGACTCTCCTTTCTAACATGGGGGCCGCGACGATGTTGCATTCGTCAGCCATCTTTCACCGTCAATTACTGGTCACGCTCGGTGTCGCTTTCGCTTGGTTTCCGATGTCCGGGGATGCTTTCTGCGGTGATACGGCAGCTCCGGTCAGTGACATCAGGCACTGTATGCTGGGTGAGGGCGGCCGCCATGTGATCGTCGGGTCGATTGAACTTCCGGCAGACGGGCTTTGGCAGATCCAGACAGATGAGCTGCCAATTTCCGTGCACGAATCGTACTTGGTTCCTCAGGATACCGCGCGGCTGCGGCAACTTGGAAAACGAATGTATGCGGCCCTGGAAGACCGTATTATTCAAGCGGGGCAGTGGCAGACACAACGCGGGTATGGACTCTGTCGCCAGTATGCGATCGACCACAACCATGTCGGTCCGCCTTCGTTGAAAGCGATCTATGAAGAAAACGACGCGACTCAGTCAATGTCGGGGAGTTGGGACAGAATGTCTTGGCGAATCCGTGATTTGGAGCACATGATCTCGAAGGAATCGATCGAAGGACCATTTATTCATTTGATCCCAAACGTCGATTTCAAATTTTCCGAACAAGCGGTGACCGAGAGTCCGTTGAGCAAGCGTCTTGTCGTTCCAAAGGAGCTTCGAAAAGTTTTAGCGTTTCAACTTCGCCCACTGATCGATGACGGAAAACACTGGGTCCTGTACACCGACGGGGCTTGTGAACGCGCTGAGATTGATCGTGAGCTGGTTGAGAAGCAACATGCCAAGATCCGGCCTATTCTATCTGGTTCGGAGTTCGAAGGGGCCGATCGTCGCGAGATGGTTTCTTACACCATTGTCATCATCTCAGATGAACGTCTTCAGTCCGTGTCCGACATTAAGATCGCCAACTCAATTTTACAGCAATCGTCGTTGGCCAGGCTCGATGTCACCGTTGTCAAAGAATCCAACACCGACGATATCGCACCGCTGGTCCGCCAAGCTCGCCAATTCGCATGGCAACCGTATGTGCTGGCCGGCAGCGGGGGCATTTTAGATGTTTGGAATCATACG is a window of Roseiconus lacunae DNA encoding:
- a CDS encoding DUF5690 family protein, with translation MKDSSSSSLSNWLSGAPKSVFSAYCITAAFGTYFCMYAFRKPFTAATYEDAVWLGIGLKTILVASQTAGYTLSKFIGIKVVSEMPARYRAVSIVAMIAIAEFALLLFGLTPAPWNAIWLFVNGLPLGMVFGLVLGFLEGRRVTEALSAGLCASFIISSGFVKSVGRSLILDYSVDPYWMPFLTGLIFVIPLLMFVWMLSQVPPPSAEDEALRSKRVPMLRSDRRQFMRRHAFGLIGLLTMYTLLTLIRSVRDDFAVEIWRDMGVTDEPDVFARSEFWVMIGVILINALAVTIKNNRVAFLSSIGLIGSGFVVVIGAVIGQRAGSLSPMTFMVILGLGMYIPYVAYHTTVFERMFAAFREVGTIGYLMYLADAIGYLGYVAVMVFRNSSSDQFEYLKLLNWLSISVALCSTVITGALAIYYFRVIPKQESLQRASGLVEGT
- a CDS encoding PQQ-dependent sugar dehydrogenase; the encoded protein is MRVDWLVLIIVVAFALLKIDAMGTIALATDTSVEAEGPLPERKYPWKTSNVRGTPDPPLPCKSVRVFAGIELSNPTDVVWLPSAKRWIATQQNGEIVAFANDPNTSESNLVLNLNDCHRQRIGQALATQFHRDLENHPWCYVTYSYRGSDDPGTKCVRFKVTDPTVPIIDPDSRQELLQWDPKGHTGGSMQFGPDGMFYLSVGDTQPPYPPDAKETGQDISDLEASILRLDVDQPEDAAPYRIPADNPFLDHPNARPEVWSFGLRNPWKIAFNPNNGDLLAADVGWEMREMIHRIDRGRNHGWSIMEGSQIVKQRQPPSIPITPPLFEHTHLDSRSITGGHFWQSDRLPELKGAYIYGDWMTGKVWALKSAGDQVLWQKELVDTPLQIVCFMSSPDGEVLIVGYDGTILRLEANEEASRQQAFPRRLSETGIFANTVDQVPATGVFEYQIKAHHWADGTLSRQWIGVPGSSQLGQYEKDDWQRPIVAGRFEFPIDTVVAKTVSYDVDPSDPSTRRHIETQVLHLADEEWRAYNYVWNDSQTDAILQADVATETQLRIVDPSADDGFRTQTWRHASRSECLLCHIWAGGTVQGFWPPQLDLQRFGHDGSFSQLKRLKELGYFKTAIKSNTAIVSPHDQSQSLQDRARSYLALNCSTCHRPQGGGTANFNFDITKSLDANNYLDEPPAQGHFGIPDARVIKPGSPSQSILLYRVLKSGRGHMPQFGSNVIDLRGVRLLHDWIASLDDSAGTPIWKTAANELTSADDRQVEIDRQLGSPAGALALSLAYGFSESELSSDLKVAVIDSATNHPDSLVRDLFEHYLPEDERVERLGPDISVERLLAIEGVAERGRQLFENARDVNCRSCHSINGIGKDVGPDLTGISAKQTPRELLVSMIRPSEKIEDRYRSQQILTSEGQLFVGIVTKEDTESIALVDSSGTSITIAKDDIEQSQRSNKSAMPDQLLAGMTAQQAADLLAYIVSTAAAPQNGSAED
- a CDS encoding phosphonatase-like hydrolase produces the protein MIKLVVFDMAGTTVDEDNVVYKTVRMAINAAGHNYTQDQVQAAGAGKEKSQAIRDVLSIDGGAPSDEEVAAIFADFKGRLKKAYQDLDVKEQPGATELFAKLHQQGVKVVLNTGYDRATAESLVNKIGWKVGEQIDALVTASDVENGRPAPDMILRAMELTGVESAAAVAKVGDSAIDIEEGLSAGCGKTFGITTGAQTAEQIQQAGPTAILNHLHELSAAIA
- a CDS encoding TIGR03364 family FAD-dependent oxidoreductase, which encodes MSVSAEKADLLVVGGGVLGAFHAYHALQKGLRVRLVERNAAPCGATVRNFGQVVPSGLDSTWQAYGRESLRIYASLQSQADLSVRQLGSIYIASDDEELGLIEELHAINRDNDYTSELWTADRCRQRYPQLRSDYCRGGLFFPEEVSVNPRLMIHRLHQWLAEQPGFEAHFNTAVIDLTVDGLGRVNAEASDGRTFQAEKAVLCNGSEFRLLYPEMFYDSDIETVKLQMLRLGSQAGVDIPGNVLTGLSIRRYESFAQCPSWNAIKAKEPADSFAKRWGVHVLFKQEVDGSVILGDSHEYASAEAVDDLGFDLRTDINDYFVQEGRKIFDLPNWQVESSWFGVYCQTDQPEGIYNQVIDEHIHVVTGIGGKGMTSSAGYAKSSMEKITNDQASCL
- a CDS encoding DUF1579 family protein, whose product is MSDAIKQLWSRLPGRWHGFCRTWFEPNKLADESEIGGTIEPLINDHFLKHRYRGSINGKARSGEELLAYNEITNQWQCSWLDSFHMSKALMFSQGQPTERGFEVFGQYDVGQGQPAWGWRTRVELVDDNQLLLTAFNVTPEGEEAKALETHYQRVSPPPSFC
- a CDS encoding zinc-binding dehydrogenase translates to MNRTAILFDAASRTLSTTQLPDAPLADGEVQIHVTCCTICGSDLHTFTGRRSAPPRCVLGHEIVGTIDRWGGSDPPQDIRGRKLVAGQRVTWAMAVGCGTCFYCRHGISQKCESLFKYGHETLRQHSTGGLSETCVLVPGTPIMPIPDSLDDTIACPANCATATVSAAMRLTLQTHPIEDATAMVIGAGMLGITAAAQLADRGARKIIVVDRDSNRLQIVGRFGATDTLVPEPSTDIPAAIRERTEGRGVDIAFDFAGFLPAVENCLQSIRIGGVAILAGSTFPSEPLKISPETILRRMLTIRGLHNYITEDLEDAVNFLERTRQRYPFHELISSPFSLNQIEDAFAYAIDEKPIRVAVRMDGS
- a CDS encoding MotA/TolQ/ExbB proton channel family protein, with amino-acid sequence MPRNPYQTSSNDDDHRDVSDAAFEKRKQILKRMQLVSGVVFLIAVVFAVAGTTLSMMAAFRQLSTQSSVDPTQLAAGISRSLRFGAIGIPIAVIAFLVSAWARLTLRREGLDD